One window from the genome of Bacillus tianshenii encodes:
- the rlmD gene encoding 23S rRNA (uracil(1939)-C(5))-methyltransferase RlmD: protein MTKPKPPVTKNDKVFVTFEDLTHEGAGVAKVDGYPLFVPYGLPGERAEVKVTKVKKNFGFGRIETLIEESPERVEPPCPIYRPCGGCQLQHMSYKAQAEYKQKHVKDVMARIGHLPDVPVHPVLGMDEPWNYRNKAQVPVGEREGKLIAGFYQKRSHSIIDMESCLIQAEDNDTVIQGVKRIADKYGIRAYDEKKHQGTLRHIMTRTSRNSGQVMLVIVTKNEQLPHKKKLIDSITAHYPQVASVVQNVNPKRTNVIFGDKTTVLWGEEYLYDTIGDIKFAISARSFYQVNPEQTKVLYDKALEYAQLTGEETVIDAYCGIGTISLFLAQKAKKVYGVEIVPEAIEDAKRNAELNGFNNVEFAAGEAETLIPQWHKQGIHADVIVVDPPRKGCDESLLQTMLEMKPKRIVYVSCNPATLARDLQILEGGGYQTKEVQPVDMFPQTMHVENVAWLERSE, encoded by the coding sequence ATGACAAAACCAAAACCACCTGTAACGAAGAATGACAAAGTCTTTGTTACGTTTGAAGATTTGACACACGAAGGAGCGGGTGTTGCGAAAGTAGACGGTTACCCACTCTTCGTTCCGTACGGTCTTCCAGGCGAACGGGCAGAAGTGAAAGTGACAAAAGTAAAGAAGAACTTCGGATTCGGACGCATCGAAACGTTAATCGAAGAAAGCCCTGAGCGTGTCGAACCGCCATGCCCGATCTATCGCCCATGCGGCGGCTGTCAGCTCCAGCACATGTCGTACAAGGCCCAGGCTGAATATAAGCAGAAGCATGTGAAGGACGTGATGGCACGCATCGGCCACTTGCCAGACGTTCCTGTTCACCCTGTGCTTGGAATGGACGAGCCGTGGAATTACCGAAACAAAGCCCAAGTACCAGTCGGTGAGCGTGAAGGAAAGCTGATTGCAGGCTTCTATCAGAAGCGCAGTCATTCGATTATTGATATGGAGTCCTGTCTGATTCAAGCTGAAGATAATGACACGGTCATTCAAGGTGTGAAGCGGATTGCGGATAAGTACGGCATTCGTGCATACGACGAGAAGAAGCACCAAGGCACTCTGCGTCATATTATGACACGCACAAGCCGAAACAGCGGTCAGGTGATGCTTGTCATTGTCACAAAGAACGAACAGCTTCCGCATAAGAAGAAGCTGATTGATAGCATCACAGCTCACTATCCGCAAGTCGCTTCCGTCGTTCAGAACGTCAATCCGAAGCGCACGAACGTTATTTTCGGTGATAAGACAACCGTCCTTTGGGGAGAGGAATACCTGTATGACACAATCGGCGATATCAAATTCGCCATTTCAGCACGTTCATTCTATCAGGTAAACCCAGAGCAAACGAAAGTGCTTTATGATAAAGCCTTAGAATACGCCCAGTTAACAGGGGAAGAAACCGTTATTGACGCCTATTGCGGCATCGGTACGATTTCATTATTCCTCGCTCAGAAAGCAAAGAAAGTATACGGAGTGGAAATCGTCCCAGAAGCCATTGAAGACGCAAAGCGAAACGCAGAACTAAACGGCTTCAACAACGTCGAATTCGCAGCAGGCGAAGCAGAAACACTCATTCCGCAGTGGCACAAGCAAGGCATCCATGCAGACGTTATCGTCGTCGACCCGCCACGCAAAGGCTGCGACGAATCCTTACTGCAAACAATGCTAGAAATGAAGCCAAAGCGAATCGTCTATGTATCATGCAACCCAGCTACCTTGGCACGTGATTTGCAGATTTTAGAGGGCGGCGGATATCAGACAAAGGAAGTGCAGCCAGTGGATATGTTTCCGCAGACGATGCACGTGGAGAATGTTGCTTGGTTGGAGAGAAGTGAATAG
- a CDS encoding TM2 domain-containing protein yields MSYCYIHKDHQSVGTCVGCGKFICENCNTEIKGKNYCKKCVEELLNESNRRIENLENNKNNQPMVFMNAGGASSSSSSSSSSSSNNNDNGFSRRITKSKTTAGVLAILLGGVGAHKFYLGRWGWGIIYLFLCWTYIPLVVGLIEGIIYLVSNPNDFARKHDPGFY; encoded by the coding sequence GTGAGCTATTGCTACATTCATAAAGACCATCAATCAGTAGGGACTTGTGTAGGGTGCGGCAAGTTTATTTGTGAAAATTGTAATACAGAGATTAAAGGTAAGAATTATTGTAAAAAATGTGTAGAAGAATTACTTAATGAGAGTAATAGAAGAATAGAGAATTTAGAAAATAACAAAAATAATCAACCTATGGTATTTATGAATGCAGGTGGAGCAAGTTCTTCTAGTTCATCATCTAGTTCTTCAAGTAGTAATAATAATGATAACGGTTTTTCAAGAAGAATTACTAAAAGTAAAACAACTGCTGGAGTATTAGCCATTTTACTTGGAGGAGTTGGTGCTCACAAGTTCTATCTTGGTAGATGGGGATGGGGTATCATTTATTTATTTTTATGTTGGACATATATACCGCTAGTAGTTGGTTTAATAGAAGGAATTATTTATCTTGTATCTAATCCAAATGACTTTGCAAGAAAACATGATCCCGGTTTTTATTAA